A single genomic interval of Lentimicrobium saccharophilum harbors:
- a CDS encoding alpha/beta fold hydrolase — protein sequence MKLFYRHYGEGQPLIILHGIFGISDNWVTLGKRLAEKFSVYIPDQRNHGQSPHSVTFNYFALADDLHEFIREHKLEKPMIIGHSMGGKVAMTFALEHPEMVEKLVVVDISPRKYPGRNVHFDMISAMMAVNFDAVHSREEVEQLLETSIPNKRIRLFVMKNLYRKTRTTFDWRLNLEALSANMDFVFEGVESSDVYEGPTLFIRGGRSDYLVDDDTPLIMKLFPSARIQTIEKASHWVHADAPTELCRLFSLFLGKECIAPGFED from the coding sequence ATGAAATTGTTTTACCGCCATTACGGAGAGGGACAACCACTGATCATTCTTCACGGCATATTCGGGATTTCCGACAACTGGGTAACCCTGGGGAAGCGGCTTGCCGAAAAGTTCTCGGTGTATATTCCCGATCAGCGCAACCACGGGCAGTCGCCCCACAGCGTAACGTTTAACTACTTCGCCCTGGCCGACGATCTGCATGAATTTATCCGGGAGCACAAACTGGAGAAGCCCATGATCATAGGCCATTCCATGGGTGGTAAGGTGGCCATGACCTTTGCACTGGAGCATCCCGAAATGGTTGAGAAACTGGTGGTGGTCGACATCAGCCCGCGAAAATACCCGGGGCGCAATGTGCATTTCGATATGATCAGCGCGATGATGGCGGTAAACTTTGATGCGGTTCATTCGCGCGAGGAGGTGGAGCAGCTGCTCGAAACCAGCATCCCCAACAAGCGCATCCGCCTGTTTGTGATGAAAAACCTTTACCGCAAGACCCGGACCACCTTCGATTGGCGGCTGAACCTCGAAGCCCTGAGCGCAAACATGGATTTTGTGTTTGAAGGAGTGGAGAGCTCCGACGTGTATGAAGGGCCCACCTTATTTATCCGCGGAGGGCGGTCAGATTATTTAGTGGATGATGATACACCCCTTATTATGAAGTTGTTTCCCAGTGCCCGGATTCAGACCATCGAAAAGGCTTCACATTGGGTGCATGCCGACGCCCCTACAGAACTCTGCAGGCTTTTCAGCCTGTTCCTTGGCAAAGAGTGCATTGCCCCTGGGTTTGAGGATTAA
- a CDS encoding pyridoxine 5'-phosphate synthase gives MTKLSVNINKIATLRNARGGNLPDVLKAAMDCERFGAQGITVHPRPDERHIRYQDARDLKPLVKTEFNIEGNPEPRFIDLVLEVKPHQVTLVPDAHDAITSNQGWDTVKYRNHLTDIVRTFHQHGIRTSIFVDPDPRMAEAAAYTGTDRVELYTEAYAAGYQKNREAAIAPFAAAAEAATKAGLGLNAGHDLNLDNLRYFVQTIPGILEVSIGHALIADALYYGLETTIQLYLRELKPWLPV, from the coding sequence ATGACCAAGCTCAGTGTAAATATCAATAAAATTGCCACTTTGCGCAATGCCCGGGGCGGCAATCTGCCGGATGTGCTGAAGGCAGCCATGGACTGTGAACGCTTCGGTGCGCAGGGAATTACCGTGCACCCCCGGCCCGACGAGCGTCATATCCGCTACCAGGATGCGCGCGATCTGAAACCGTTGGTGAAAACCGAATTCAACATCGAAGGCAACCCGGAGCCGCGTTTCATCGACCTGGTGCTTGAGGTAAAGCCGCATCAGGTGACGCTGGTGCCCGACGCCCACGACGCGATTACCTCTAATCAGGGTTGGGATACCGTAAAATACCGTAACCATCTCACGGATATCGTCCGGACTTTTCATCAGCATGGGATCCGTACCTCCATATTTGTGGATCCCGATCCGCGCATGGCCGAAGCTGCCGCCTATACCGGTACCGACCGGGTGGAGCTGTACACCGAGGCTTACGCCGCCGGCTACCAGAAAAACCGTGAAGCCGCCATAGCGCCCTTTGCCGCGGCCGCCGAAGCCGCCACAAAAGCGGGCCTCGGGCTGAATGCCGGGCACGACCTGAACCTCGACAACCTCCGGTATTTTGTGCAGACCATTCCGGGCATCCTCGAAGTCTCCATCGGCCACGCGCTGATTGCCGACGCCCTTTATTACGGACTGGAAACCACCATACAGCTTTACCTGCGCGAACTCAAGCCCTGGCTGCCGGTTTAA
- a CDS encoding phosphate-starvation-inducible PsiE family protein: protein MLNNDQPDKDATLKKILGLFERVLIYILILMMVGVLVLAAVELGYYLVNNIVNSDFMLIDLDALMDLFGLFLLVLIGIELLDTIKIYLRDNVVHVEVVVLVAIIALARKVVILKIEDLSGELILGIAALIVALGVTYYLIKKSGLMACRMNEKGRDE from the coding sequence ATGCTGAACAACGACCAACCTGATAAGGATGCGACCCTGAAAAAAATCCTTGGTTTGTTTGAAAGGGTATTGATTTATATTCTCATCCTTATGATGGTGGGGGTACTGGTGCTGGCGGCTGTTGAGCTGGGATATTATCTGGTTAATAATATCGTTAACTCCGATTTTATGCTGATCGACCTGGACGCCCTGATGGACCTTTTCGGTCTTTTCCTCCTGGTCCTGATCGGCATTGAACTGCTCGACACCATTAAGATTTACCTGCGCGACAATGTGGTGCACGTGGAAGTGGTGGTGCTGGTGGCCATCATTGCCCTGGCAAGAAAGGTGGTAATCCTGAAGATTGAAGACCTTTCAGGCGAGTTGATCCTGGGCATTGCCGCATTGATTGTGGCCCTGGGCGTCACCTATTACCTGATAAAGAAGTCGGGTTTGATGGCTTGCAGAATGAATGAAAAAGGCCGGGATGAATAA
- a CDS encoding glycosyltransferase family 2 protein: MKLIIQIPCFNEAKTLPGVIRDLPRSLPGISQIEYLVIDDGSSDNTVAVAHELKVHHVLQLGSNRGLAFAFSQGIRYALDQGADIVVNTDGDNQYAGEDIGLLVQPVAEGKADIVVGCRPIRAHKEFSPVKKLLQLMGSWIMRKISKTDVKDAPSGFRAFSREACLRMFIYSRFSYTMETLIQAGNSNLRVQSVDIRVNPKTRESRLFRNIFEHIYKSADTIIRMFILYRPGRFFLWIGTIFNLAAAVLGGRFIYLLWITDHPDKSRTYIPSLILLAILAFWGVMSYMIGILGELLKFIRKQNEEILANQRRDQTGKS, from the coding sequence ATGAAACTCATCATACAAATTCCCTGCTTTAATGAGGCGAAAACCCTGCCCGGTGTAATCCGCGACCTGCCCCGCTCACTGCCCGGCATCAGTCAGATCGAATACCTCGTGATTGACGACGGCAGTTCCGACAATACGGTGGCGGTGGCCCACGAGCTGAAAGTGCACCATGTGCTGCAGCTGGGCAGCAACCGCGGACTGGCGTTCGCTTTCTCTCAGGGGATTCGCTATGCCCTGGATCAGGGGGCGGATATCGTGGTGAACACCGACGGCGACAATCAGTATGCGGGGGAGGACATCGGACTGCTGGTGCAGCCTGTTGCAGAGGGCAAGGCCGACATCGTGGTGGGATGCCGCCCCATCAGGGCGCACAAGGAGTTCAGCCCGGTGAAGAAGCTGCTTCAGCTGATGGGCAGCTGGATTATGCGCAAGATATCTAAAACGGATGTAAAAGACGCACCTTCGGGCTTCAGGGCCTTTTCGCGCGAAGCCTGCCTGAGGATGTTTATTTACTCCCGGTTTTCTTACACTATGGAAACACTGATACAGGCCGGGAATTCCAACCTCAGGGTGCAGTCGGTGGATATCAGGGTCAATCCCAAAACCCGCGAATCAAGGCTTTTCAGGAATATCTTCGAACACATCTACAAATCGGCCGATACCATTATCCGGATGTTTATCCTCTACCGGCCAGGGCGCTTTTTTCTCTGGATAGGTACCATTTTCAACCTTGCCGCCGCCGTGCTGGGCGGCCGTTTTATCTACCTGCTGTGGATTACCGATCACCCCGATAAAAGCCGTACCTACATTCCCTCCCTGATTCTGCTGGCCATCCTGGCTTTCTGGGGCGTGATGTCCTATATGATCGGCATATTGGGCGAACTGCTGAAATTCATCCGGAAGCAAAACGAGGAAATCCTGGCCAACCAGCGCCGCGATCAAACCGGAAAAAGCTGA
- a CDS encoding GtrA family protein has translation MGKIRLSDRFRNLLVQLIKFGMAGLPSFLVAIPLNWLLVEQAGLSKPLAYMITLFFQVTVNFILLRIFVFKGSSEEAVIRTYFKFLWGIAFFRLLDWGLYTILVEHTKIYYLLVQIGNVVIFSLAKFFYSKKIMEK, from the coding sequence ATGGGGAAAATCAGGCTTTCCGACAGATTCCGCAACCTGCTGGTGCAGCTGATCAAGTTTGGCATGGCCGGGCTGCCTTCCTTTCTGGTGGCCATCCCGCTCAACTGGCTGCTGGTGGAACAGGCCGGACTTTCGAAACCGTTGGCGTACATGATCACCCTGTTTTTTCAGGTGACCGTGAATTTCATCCTGCTGAGGATTTTTGTCTTTAAAGGCAGCAGTGAAGAAGCGGTTATCAGAACCTATTTCAAATTCCTCTGGGGGATTGCCTTTTTCCGGCTGCTCGACTGGGGCTTGTATACAATACTGGTGGAGCACACAAAAATATACTACCTGCTCGTTCAGATTGGAAATGTTGTTATATTTTCGCTGGCGAAGTTTTTCTACAGTAAAAAAATTATGGAGAAGTAG
- a CDS encoding coenzyme F420 hydrogenase/dehydrogenase beta subunit N-terminal domain-containing protein: MSSTVKEFLDQVVAGGTCTGCGLCAGLDASQKSYMRATPKGPRPVISVDHEIPEMIRQCCAGHRIDYPGLYRQHYGQVPENWLTGIISEVYTGYCTDETIRRNSSSGGVLTAVLCYLLESGEIDAAVVVTQGIPEPEKASVVIASSTAEIQAASQSVYVPVSTLDILNRLDPQKRYAITCLPEQSAALRVLQQQGHANALSIKYVLGPYTGTAIYPAAIETFQRINGVKKQDAVTSLKWRAGEWPGYLEIITRSGKVLRSPKVYYNFLIPFFVTNASLQSMDFANEFADLAVGDAWSPEFESQGQGFSVVVSRNEKMTTLLKELQQKGVLSLRKEPLESASAMHGHMIDFKKRGSYIRNRMRRMFGRKAPDFGYKPASVGIKRIMVELVISAIFVLGKTRLLRLMLYLLPERIIGPLFNTLRLKWKKVSRKTKRQGLESYAVVITEKQP, translated from the coding sequence ATGTCTTCAACAGTCAAAGAATTTCTGGATCAGGTGGTGGCGGGCGGCACCTGCACGGGTTGCGGCCTGTGCGCCGGGTTGGATGCCTCGCAGAAATCCTATATGCGCGCCACTCCTAAAGGCCCCCGGCCGGTGATTTCCGTTGACCACGAAATTCCGGAAATGATCAGGCAGTGTTGCGCCGGTCACCGGATTGACTATCCCGGACTTTACCGGCAGCACTACGGCCAGGTTCCGGAAAACTGGCTTACCGGTATCATTTCAGAAGTATATACGGGTTACTGCACGGACGAAACCATCCGTAGAAACAGTTCGTCGGGTGGCGTGCTCACGGCGGTGCTTTGTTATTTGCTCGAATCAGGCGAAATAGATGCCGCGGTGGTGGTTACCCAGGGCATTCCGGAGCCGGAAAAAGCTTCGGTGGTGATCGCCTCTTCAACTGCTGAAATTCAAGCCGCTTCACAGTCGGTATATGTGCCGGTTTCAACCCTTGATATCCTGAACAGGCTGGATCCGCAAAAGCGCTATGCCATCACCTGTCTTCCCGAGCAATCGGCGGCCCTCAGGGTGCTGCAGCAGCAGGGTCACGCAAACGCGCTGAGCATTAAATACGTTCTGGGCCCTTACACGGGCACGGCCATTTATCCGGCCGCCATTGAAACCTTTCAGCGCATCAACGGGGTAAAGAAGCAGGATGCGGTTACCTCCCTGAAGTGGAGGGCGGGGGAGTGGCCCGGCTACCTCGAGATCATTACCCGCTCGGGCAAAGTACTGCGATCGCCCAAGGTCTATTATAACTTCCTGATTCCTTTTTTTGTGACCAATGCCAGCCTGCAAAGCATGGATTTTGCCAACGAGTTTGCCGATCTGGCGGTGGGCGATGCCTGGTCGCCCGAGTTTGAATCACAGGGGCAGGGATTTTCGGTGGTGGTGAGCCGCAACGAAAAGATGACGACCCTGCTCAAAGAACTGCAGCAAAAAGGGGTATTGTCGCTGCGGAAGGAACCGTTGGAATCGGCATCTGCTATGCATGGCCATATGATCGACTTCAAAAAACGGGGCAGTTACATCCGAAACCGGATGCGGCGTATGTTCGGCCGTAAGGCGCCTGATTTCGGATACAAGCCTGCTAGCGTCGGAATTAAAAGAATCATGGTTGAATTGGTAATTTCAGCTATATTCGTGCTGGGCAAAACCCGGCTGCTCAGGTTGATGCTTTACCTGCTGCCCGAAAGGATTATCGGACCGCTTTTCAATACGCTGAGGCTTAAATGGAAGAAGGTTTCACGGAAAACCAAGCGGCAGGGGCTGGAGTCCTATGCGGTCGTAATTACGGAAAAACAGCCATGA
- a CDS encoding CBS domain-containing protein, which translates to MLAKDLISDAIMPLKTSDSGLIALNWMEEFRVSHLPIVNNHDFLGLISESDIYEMNSYEEPLGNHSLSLQKPYVTEDQHVYDVIRQVFEQKLTLIPVIDANNHYLGSITLQCLVKYFARLAAVDNPGGIIVLEMGIRDYALSEIARIVESNDASILSLYILTLPDSSRMEVTLKINRIDIGPIIQTFNRFGYSIKASFFEGDLNDTLRDRYDSLMKYLDI; encoded by the coding sequence ATGTTGGCCAAAGACTTAATCAGCGACGCAATCATGCCCCTGAAGACCTCCGACAGCGGCCTGATCGCCCTCAACTGGATGGAAGAGTTCCGGGTTTCGCACCTGCCCATCGTGAATAACCATGATTTCCTGGGCCTGATCTCCGAATCGGACATTTATGAGATGAACAGTTATGAGGAGCCGCTGGGCAATCATTCCCTTTCACTCCAGAAGCCATACGTAACGGAGGATCAGCATGTTTACGATGTTATCCGCCAGGTATTTGAACAGAAACTCACGCTGATTCCGGTTATTGACGCCAACAATCATTACCTTGGATCCATCACCCTGCAGTGCCTGGTGAAATATTTTGCCCGCCTGGCAGCGGTTGACAATCCCGGTGGAATCATCGTCCTGGAAATGGGCATCCGCGATTACGCCCTCAGCGAGATTGCCAGAATCGTTGAGTCGAACGACGCCAGCATCCTCAGCCTTTACATCCTTACCCTACCCGATTCCTCCCGCATGGAAGTCACCCTGAAGATCAACCGCATCGACATCGGGCCCATTATCCAGACATTTAACCGCTTTGGCTACAGTATAAAAGCCTCCTTTTTTGAGGGCGATTTAAACGATACCCTTCGCGACAGGTATGACTCCCTGATGAAGTACCTCGACATCTGA
- a CDS encoding BamA/TamA family outer membrane protein has protein sequence MKLKSCITGILLMFLTNAATAILPARDSGQLLVVSDIRISGNKKTKDYIILRELTFRQGDTLSLSNLQTALSESVKNLQRQPLFHFIETGIEYGNHADDVIVNIKVQERWYTWLWPVFNFADRNFNAWLEKGDISRLSYGLFLQQENFRGRLEKLHIRFMAGYQQQLMLTYEAPYLNARKTLGAGLILTGARERETAVITTNDKPEYFRHDDFLRHYAEAAAFLRYRPGIHLSHTLTAQFGSYRFSDTLLALNPEYAGVKTKETVIPLLSYLMKADFRDQRAYPLSGWYADALLEWTGILPSADYDYLTLRSSARWHLPLSQRWNLATGGAVKLSTHGTKPWFRNQGLGYHRDYVRGYEYQVVDGDNFWVAKANLRYALLPLKIIRISRLKAEQFNTIPVSVHIGAFADAGRAWRGKPGENNSLQDKLLFGSGLGIDFVTYYDKVVRTEFSLNREGKAGLFIHFMAAI, from the coding sequence ATGAAACTGAAATCCTGCATAACCGGGATACTCCTGATGTTTCTGACAAACGCCGCAACGGCCATCCTGCCGGCAAGGGATTCCGGGCAACTGCTGGTAGTGAGCGATATCAGGATTTCCGGCAACAAAAAAACCAAAGATTACATTATCCTCAGGGAGCTCACCTTCAGGCAGGGCGACACCTTGTCATTGAGCAATTTACAGACTGCCTTGTCCGAATCCGTTAAAAACCTTCAACGTCAGCCATTGTTTCATTTTATCGAAACCGGGATTGAATACGGAAACCATGCAGACGATGTTATTGTAAATATTAAAGTGCAGGAACGCTGGTACACCTGGCTGTGGCCTGTTTTTAATTTTGCCGACCGGAATTTCAATGCCTGGCTGGAGAAAGGTGACATCTCCCGTCTTTCGTACGGCTTATTCCTGCAACAGGAAAATTTCAGGGGAAGGCTCGAAAAACTTCACATCCGCTTTATGGCAGGATACCAGCAGCAGCTTATGCTTACATACGAAGCGCCCTACCTGAACGCCCGTAAAACCCTGGGCGCCGGCCTGATACTGACCGGAGCAAGGGAACGGGAAACGGCGGTGATTACCACAAACGACAAACCTGAATACTTCAGGCACGATGATTTTCTCAGGCATTATGCTGAAGCCGCCGCGTTTTTAAGATACAGACCGGGGATCCATCTGAGCCACACACTAACCGCACAATTCGGCAGTTACCGTTTCAGCGACACCCTGCTGGCACTGAATCCGGAATATGCGGGTGTAAAGACAAAGGAAACCGTTATTCCGCTCCTGTCCTACCTGATGAAAGCTGATTTCCGCGATCAGCGGGCTTATCCCCTCTCCGGCTGGTATGCCGATGCGCTGCTCGAATGGACGGGCATACTGCCATCGGCCGATTACGATTACCTGACATTGCGGAGTTCGGCCCGGTGGCACCTGCCGCTATCGCAACGGTGGAACCTCGCCACCGGCGGCGCCGTTAAACTGTCAACCCACGGCACAAAACCCTGGTTCCGCAATCAGGGATTGGGGTATCACCGCGACTACGTACGGGGGTATGAATACCAGGTTGTTGACGGCGACAACTTCTGGGTGGCAAAGGCAAACCTCAGGTATGCCCTGCTTCCGCTTAAAATTATCAGGATCAGCCGCCTGAAAGCGGAACAGTTCAACACCATTCCGGTTTCGGTGCATATAGGGGCTTTTGCCGATGCAGGCCGGGCCTGGCGGGGCAAACCCGGTGAAAATAATTCTTTACAGGACAAATTACTGTTCGGCTCCGGCCTGGGTATTGATTTTGTGACTTATTACGATAAAGTGGTCCGGACCGAATTTTCGCTGAACCGCGAAGGAAAAGCGGGTCTATTCATACATTTTATGGCAGCAATCTGA
- a CDS encoding NAD kinase, with protein sequence MKIALFGKTFADELFYYFQQLVEILDRHNVQVTIHQPFYEFVRDRIRFGREPQTFAAHHELPGNADFMFSIGGDGTMLDAITLIRDSGIPLMGINLGRMGFLSSISKDEINQAVTSLLKGEYTLDKRSMLCVETPEHLFGEINYALNELTVNKKDTGSMILVHVYIDNILLNSYWADGLIIATPTGSTAYSLSCNGPIITPDSENFVITPIATHNLTVRPVVIPDKSVIRLKVEGRMSQYLVGLDSRSAIIDSSTEIVIRKETFSINLVQRLNDNFFTTIRQKLMWGRDVRN encoded by the coding sequence ATGAAAATCGCGCTTTTCGGAAAGACTTTTGCTGATGAGCTTTTCTATTACTTTCAGCAACTGGTTGAGATCCTTGACCGGCACAATGTGCAGGTAACCATCCACCAGCCGTTTTACGAATTTGTCAGGGACAGGATCAGGTTTGGCAGAGAACCGCAGACATTCGCTGCACACCACGAACTGCCCGGAAATGCGGATTTCATGTTTTCGATAGGCGGTGACGGCACCATGCTGGATGCCATCACCCTGATCAGGGATTCGGGCATTCCGCTGATGGGGATTAACCTCGGCCGCATGGGTTTTCTGTCAAGCATTTCGAAAGATGAAATCAACCAGGCTGTGACCTCCCTGCTTAAGGGAGAATACACCCTCGATAAACGTTCCATGTTGTGCGTGGAAACCCCTGAGCACCTCTTCGGCGAAATCAACTACGCGCTGAACGAGCTCACCGTGAATAAGAAAGATACCGGATCCATGATCCTGGTGCATGTTTATATAGACAACATATTGCTGAACTCCTACTGGGCCGACGGACTGATTATCGCCACGCCCACCGGCTCCACGGCTTATTCGCTCAGTTGCAACGGCCCGATCATTACACCCGATTCCGAGAATTTTGTCATCACCCCCATCGCTACGCACAATTTAACCGTCAGGCCCGTCGTTATCCCTGACAAAAGCGTGATCAGGCTGAAAGTTGAAGGCCGGATGTCGCAGTATCTGGTTGGCCTTGATTCCAGATCTGCCATAATTGATTCATCCACCGAAATTGTCATCCGGAAAGAAACGTTCAGCATCAATCTGGTTCAACGGCTGAACGACAATTTCTTCACCACCATCAGGCAAAAACTGATGTGGGGCCGGGATGTCCGCAACTGA
- the porG gene encoding type IX secretion system protein PorG — protein MKKRILLLSFLFTTMLAGAQSYGEIGLFGGGSYYLGDLNPGSQFLLTKPAAGAFIRHNFNERTAIRGSFTYGTLHGDDAISKVNTNRNLNFTSHISDISATFEFNFYEYFIGSLRHFVTPYMYGGASVFFFNPKATYNGVTYELQGLSTEGQGSSAFPERKAYKRTGFSIPFGIGVKYSINSFIGMSLDWRMHKTFTDYIDDVSTTYYLDLQGMTPGEAEPFEIASDPGLNHNSGMQRGDSKYNDWYSFVGISISLRLNYLERERCLNVFY, from the coding sequence ATGAAAAAAAGAATTCTGCTGCTGTCTTTCCTCTTTACAACTATGCTGGCCGGTGCGCAAAGCTATGGCGAGATCGGACTCTTTGGCGGAGGCTCCTACTATCTCGGCGACCTGAACCCCGGCAGTCAGTTTCTGCTGACAAAACCTGCAGCCGGAGCTTTTATCAGGCATAATTTCAATGAAAGAACAGCCATCCGGGGTAGTTTTACCTATGGGACCCTGCATGGTGATGATGCCATTTCAAAGGTCAATACTAACCGGAACCTCAATTTCACCAGCCATATATCAGATATTTCCGCCACTTTTGAGTTTAACTTTTACGAGTACTTTATCGGTAGTCTCAGGCACTTCGTCACCCCCTACATGTACGGAGGGGCTTCGGTATTCTTTTTCAATCCGAAGGCAACCTACAACGGCGTAACCTATGAGTTGCAAGGGTTATCCACCGAAGGGCAGGGCAGCAGCGCATTTCCGGAAAGGAAAGCATATAAAAGAACCGGATTCTCCATCCCCTTCGGCATTGGCGTCAAGTACAGCATCAACAGTTTTATCGGTATGTCGCTCGACTGGCGGATGCATAAAACATTCACCGACTATATTGATGATGTAAGCACTACATACTACCTTGATCTTCAGGGAATGACTCCCGGTGAAGCGGAACCTTTTGAAATTGCATCCGATCCCGGGCTGAACCACAACAGTGGCATGCAACGCGGAGACTCTAAATACAATGACTGGTATTCTTTTGTAGGCATCAGTATCTCACTCAGGCTCAATTACCTGGAGCGTGAGCGCTGCCTTAACGTTTTTTATTAA
- a CDS encoding isoprenyl transferase, translated as MDLKEKIDPARLPRHIAIIMDGNGRWAKNRGQVRVFGHQNGVESVRQTATAAAELGVKYLTLYAFSTENWKRPKCEVDALMNLLVSTLNSEIGTLMDNNIRLSAIGDLSHLEPECYKQLMETMEITSGNTRMNMILALNYSGRWEITAAAGKIAGDVASGKINREDITQELFSTYLDTSNIPDPELLIRTSGEYRISNFLLWQIAYAELCFTPVLWPDFRKDDLYAAILDFQNRERRFGMISEQIKQVTDK; from the coding sequence ATGGATCTTAAAGAAAAAATAGACCCCGCCAGATTACCCCGGCACATTGCCATCATTATGGATGGCAATGGACGGTGGGCAAAAAACCGGGGGCAAGTGAGGGTATTCGGCCATCAGAACGGGGTGGAATCAGTGAGGCAGACAGCCACTGCGGCGGCTGAACTTGGTGTGAAATACCTTACCCTGTATGCTTTCTCCACCGAAAACTGGAAAAGGCCCAAGTGTGAAGTGGATGCGCTGATGAACCTGCTGGTTTCCACCCTGAATTCGGAGATCGGCACATTGATGGATAACAACATCAGGCTGAGTGCAATCGGCGACCTGAGCCATCTGGAGCCGGAATGTTACAAGCAGCTGATGGAAACCATGGAAATCACCTCCGGCAACACCCGCATGAACATGATTCTTGCGCTTAACTACAGCGGCCGGTGGGAAATTACCGCCGCCGCCGGAAAAATTGCCGGAGATGTTGCTTCAGGGAAAATTAACCGGGAAGATATCACCCAGGAGTTATTCAGCACCTATCTTGACACCAGCAATATTCCTGACCCCGAATTACTTATCCGCACCAGCGGCGAATACCGCATCAGTAATTTCCTGCTCTGGCAGATTGCCTATGCAGAACTCTGTTTCACACCAGTATTGTGGCCTGACTTCAGAAAAGATGACCTTTATGCTGCCATTCTGGATTTCCAGAACAGGGAGCGTCGCTTCGGAATGATCAGTGAACAAATAAAACAAGTTACCGATAAATGA